Sequence from the Janthinobacterium lividum genome:
TGACCGCCGCCGCCCTGTTTGCCGCCTTGCCGGCCCAGGCGGCCACCATGCCGACGCTCGAACAAATCCACGCCGCCGTGCAGGCGGGCGTGGCCAAGACCCGGGCCAAAATGCAATCGACTGTGCCGGTACCGATCGCCGTCAAGGTCACCAGCTTGACCGGCTGCCAGGATTCGCAGGAAGTGCCGGGCGAAGTGGTGTGCCTGGTCGCCATGAGCGCCGGCATGCGCGATGCTTTCATGGTGCTGCCGCTGCGTAACGAGAACGGTAGCTGGGTGGGCGTCGAGCGCAAGGACGCCAAGTTCGCGGGACCGTCGCCGGCCGAGGCGCAAGCCATGATCCGAAGCTGGGCGAAGGAAGAAGTGGCGCGCAATCCGGAAGCGGCCAAGGATGTGCAGATGCAGGAAGCGCAGACGACCATGCAGGTCAAGGCCGTCAATGAGTGCGACGTCAAGCGCAAGACGGGCTATCTCGTATGCGATACGGAATTGAGCGTGCCGAGCCGTCCGGAAGGCATCAAGACGGAACTGACGTTCATGCTGGAAAATGGCAACTGGCGTTACGTGCCACGCTAAACGCCGCCCTGTTTGCCGCCGGGACAGTCACGCTGTTCCGGCATCGCTCCCGCCATTCCCCAGCGGCCACGCCGCCATCTGCAATCTTTGCAGATTCGCAAGGCAATTTCGCCAGTAAAAATTGCCCATTTAACTTAATAATTAAATATTAAAATTAATGTATCGGTGCAGACTGCCGCCGGCTTTCTGCCGTCCCGCATTTGCCCTTTCCCCCGTGCCTGCACGGGCTACAGCCAAGGATCCGACCATGCGACTCAATCTTCCCGTCAGTGATACCGAGATCAACCTGAGCGATACCGAGACCATCGTCTCGACTACCGACTTGCAAGGCAATATCACGTATGCGAACCCGTATTTCATCGCCGTCAGCGGCTACAGCGCGGAAGAATTGATCGGCGCGCCGCAAAACATCCTGCGCCATCCGGACATGCCGGTCGAAGCGTTCGCCGATTTCTGGGCCACCATCCGCTCGGGCCGCTCGTGGAGCGGCATGGTGAAAAACCGCTGCAAGAATGGCGATTACTACTGGGTGCTGGCGAACGTGACGCCGGTGGTGGAAGACGGCGTGGCCGTCGGCTACATGTCAGTGCGCACCAAGCCCACGCGCCAGCAGGTGGCGCAGGCATCCGCCCTGTACGCGCGCATCAAGGCGGGGCAGGCCGATGGCATCGTCATCAGCCAGGGCGCTGCCGTGCGGACTGGCTGGCTGGCGCGGCTGGCGAGCCTGCGCGACCTGCCGCTGGGCAAGCGCATCGGCTGGAATTTGGGCTTGCTGAGCCTGGTATTGCTGCTGCAGCTGGCGTGGAATGCGGGGGCGTTGCCGGCCGGTGCGGGCGGCTGGCTGACGGGCCTGTCCGTGGTGGCCCTGTGCGCGACCTTGTATTTCTGGCACAGCTTGCACCGTGCCGTGCTGCAACCCTTGCAGCGGGCGCGCCAGGCCTGCGACGTGATGGCGGGCGGTGACCTGACGGGCGAGCTCGACACCACACGGCGCGACGAGATGGGGCAGTTGCTGCGCTCGCTGCGCCAGTTGCGCGTGAACCTGCATTCCATCGTTGGCGACGTGCGCGGCAATTTCTTGCGCATCAGCATGGCCAGCCAGGAAATCGCCGCCGGCAATATGGACTTGTCGGGCCGCACGGAAGCGCAGGCGTCGGCCCTGCAGCAGACGGCGTCGAGCATGGAGCAGCTGGCGGCCACGGTGCAGCAAAACAGCGGCAACGCCGTGCAGGCCAGCGACATGGCGGGCAAGGTCCACGGCCTGGCAGGGCGCGGCGGCGAGATCGTCGGCCAGATGGTCAACATGATGGCGGACATCGACGCTTCATCGAAGAAGATCGGCGACATCACGGGCATCATCGAAGGCATCGCCTTCCAGACGAATATCCTGGCCCTGAACGCGGCCGTGGAAGCGGCGCGCGCGGGCGACCAGGGGCGCGGCTTTGCCGTGGTGGCGGGCGAAGTGCGCAGCCTGGCGCACCGCAGCGCGGCGGCGGCCACGGAAATCAAGCAATTGATCACGGCGTCGCTGGCGCAGGTGCAGGCGGGCGCGAAGCTGGCGCAGCAGGCGGGCGCCAGCAGCGCCGAAATGCTGGGTGCCGTGCAGGGCGTGCATGGCATCATGGAAGAGATCGCCTCGGCTTCGCGCGAGCAAAGCCACGGCATCGGCCAGGTCAACATGGCCGTCACGCAAATGGATGAAGTGACGCAGCAGAACGCGGCGCTGGTCGAGGAATCGGCGGCCGCCTCGGCCTCGCTGCAAGACCAGACCTTGCAGCTGGAGCAGGCGATGGCCCTGTTCAAGCTGGAGCGGCGGCGCGGCGGCCCGGCTACGCCCGTGCGGGCGCCGGAGCGCCGCGCCGCCACCGCGCTACAGCAGCCGCTCTGACAGGGCCTTGAAGGGAACCTTGGGGACGAGAAAGGCAAACGGCTTCGAGACGGGCGGCAACTGCCCCAGCAAGCCGCAGTCGGCGCGCAAGGCCGTCAGCGCTTGCACTTGATCCACATCAACGGGCAAGTCGATTTCGCCGAAGACCAGCTTGCCGTTGCGCGGCACGTGGGCAATGGCCGCATCCTGGCAAGCGAGGAAGGCGACGGCGTCGCGCCAGTTGCCGAACAGCGCTTGCCAGTCGGCATCGAGGGTATGCTCGCTCACGATGTCCGCCTGCACGTCCAGCGATGGCGCGCTGCCGGCGCCGCCTGCAATGCTGCAGCGGGCTTGCGTGGGCGTGACTTCCAGCGTCATGCCGTCGGCCAGGTGGGTCGGCAGGATGTCGCTGAACAGCCGCGTGCCCAGTGCATGCGGCAAGCTGTCCATGATGTTTTTCAAAAAGTACACGCAGGGCACGGCCGGCGCGCCCGGAGGCGTGTGGTCCAGGTACAGGCGCCAGTTGCTTTGCAGGGGCGATGGCAGCAGTTTGCGCAGCGGACCCGGCAGGGCCGGACCGAAATGCCCATGACGGTAGGTCAGCACGCTAAATGGCGTCTTGCCGTCGCGCTGCCACAAGGTCGCGCCGGCGGGCAGCAGTTGCTGCGCGGCAGCGGCGTCGACCAGCCAGCTCACGTAGACGACGTCGCGCACGTCGCTGTGCAGGGTCAGGAAGGGCAGGCGCGACATGACGGCCTGGCGCAGGTTGGCGAAACGCGTGGAATTGGCGAGCGCGGCAAACAGGCGCCCCGGCCAGCCCGCGCGCGGGTGTCGGTAAGTGTTGTCTTGCAAGGAAAAGCTTTCGGGTGGAATACGGAAAGGTTAATACGCTTACGCGGCAACGCCCGCCCACATCATCGCGAGCGGCAGCGATGTGTGGCCGAGACGCGCAGCTGTGCTGGAGCACAGCGAGCATCACAGGCCGCATAGCGCGCCGCGCAGCCGATGTGGGCGGGTGTCACCACTATTGCATGTGCCAGCCGTGGCTGACCACGATGGACTGGCCGCTCAAGGCGTTCGACGGGAAGGCGGCCAGGAAGACGGCAGTTTGCGCCACGTCCTGCGTCGTGGTGAATTCACCGTCGATGGTGTCTTTCAGCATCACTTTCTTGATCACGTCTTCTTCGCTGATGTTGAGCTGGGCCGCCTGTTCGGGGATTTGCTTGTCGACCAGCGGCGTGCGCACGAAGCCGGGGCAGATGACGTTGGCGCGGATGCCGTCTTTCGCACCTTCCTTGGCCACCACCTTGGCCAGGCCCAGCAAGCCGTGCTTGGCGGCCACGTAGGCGCTCTTGAATGGCGAGCCTTCGTGCGAGTGCACGGAACCCATGTAGATGATGGCGCCGCCGCGGCCGGCCTTGATCATTTCGCGCATGCAGGCGCGCGTGGTGAGGAAGGCGCCGTCCATGTGAATGGCCAGCATCTTTTTCCATTGCTCGAACGGGTAGTCGACGACGGGGCTGATGATCTGGATACCCGCATTGCTGATCAGGATATCGATGCCGCCGAAGTGGGCCGCCGCATCCGCCACACCCTTGTCGACCTGTTCTTCGCTGGAGACATCCATGGCGACGGCAAACGCCTGGCCGCCCGACTGCTTGATTTCCTCGGCCGTCTTGCTGGCCGCTTCCAGGGCCAGGTCGGCGATGACGACCTTGGCGCCTTGTTTCGCGTATTCGATGGCCATTTCCTTGCCGATACCACTGGCGGCGCCGGTAATCAGTGCGACTTTGTCTTTGAGTTGCATATTAATCCTTTGCATTGCGGGTTGGAGTGATCGTGGAAAACCTGACTGCGCCAGTATAGCGAGAAAACGGGCCGCGCATGCCCCGCGCACGCCTAAGGGACTTGCTGCTTGTCAATCCGCTTGTCAAGCATTTCCTGTAGCCGCCAGGCGCCGGGATTGGTACCCGCCCAGGTGCGAAACGCGTGATTGAACGCGCTTTGTTCCTGGTAGCCGAGCAGGAAGGCGATGTCGACCAGCGACAAATCCGGCTCGCGCAGATAGTCGCGCGCCAGGCCGTACCTGGCCTGGTCCAGCAGGGCCTGGAAGCTGGTGCCCGCGTCGGCCAGCTTGCGCTGCAAGGTGCGCGGCGTGACAGCCAGGGCGGCGGCAACGGTGGCCAGCCGTGCCGAACCCTGGCGCAAACCCGCCACGATGGCCGCGTGCACTTGCGCGTCGATGGCGCCGCCAGTGTCTGTTTCAGCTTCTCGCAGCGCCAGCAATTGTTCCGCATGCTGGCACAGCACGGGGTACAGGCTGACGTCGGCGTTCGGCACGGGCCAGTCCAGCAATTGCGCATCGAAGGTGGCCGTGTTGGCGGAGGCGTTGAAGGCGGGCAGGCTGCCCAGCACGCGTAGGTATTCGTCGCGGTGCGCCGCGTGGCGCAGCAGGTCGCCGCCGCCATCGTGGCTGAACGCCAGTTGGGCCGGCGGCAGCGGCATGCCCGCCAGCCAGTCGCCGCAGACGCGGATGCCGGCAAAGACGCTGTCGACCAGGTGCCGGCTGGCGCCCGGATAGTTGCTGGTCCAGCGGTAATGGGCGACGGCGCCATCGCGCTGCAGGGTCGAGCGGCCCAGGTCGTGCGCCAGTCGTTCATAGCGGGCCGTCTGTTCCAGCGCCTGGCCCACGTTGCTGCAACTGAGCAAAATCAAGCCATACGCGCTGTAGGTGCCCATGCGTACGCGCTGCCCCACGTGCAGGCCGAAATGCGCATCGCCCGCCAGCTGTGCGCCCGCATCGAGCAGGCGCACGTAGTCGCGCGCGGCGAGGCTGGGCGCGGATGCTTCCAGGCTGTGCGGCGCCACGCCGGCCGCCTGCGCCAGGCTGGCAGGCGCGATGCCGTGCGCGCCGGCCGCTTCGAGCAGCGGCTGCAGATAGGCGCCGGCGACCCGGCCGTCAGTACTTGTCATGATGGAACAATGCGATTGTCATGAAAAACCAATACCCTTGGCCTGTGGCGGCATATGCTGTTGAGAAGGCAAGGACAGTATAGCAAGCCGCCGTGGCGCGCAACTGGACCAATAAGAGGGGATGTCGATGCAACGCTGGAATGGCTGGGGAGACGAGAGCATCACGTATGCGCTGAGCGAGGATGCGCTGGCTTTCTTGCGCGCGCGCCTGGGGCCGGGCAGTGCCGTTGTCGACGCCACCTTCGACGATGCCTGTGCGCAAGTGCCCGCTTCGCGCCTGGCGCCGCATCCGCTGATCGACACCAAGCCTGCCACGCGCGTGCGCCATGCGCTCGGTCAAAGCCTGCCCGACTGGTTTAAATTACGCCATGGCCGCATCGGCGCCGTGCCCGATGGCGTGGCCTTTCCCGACAGCGCGCTGCAGGTGCGCCAGCTGCTCGCGTATGCGCGCCAGGCGTGCGTGGCCGTGATTCCCCACGGTGGCGGCACCAGCGTGGCCGGGCATTTGACGGTGGCGGCGGGGCCGCGTCCCGTGCTGGCGCTCAGCCTCGGGCGCCTGTGCGCGCTGGGCCACCTGGACCGCGAAGCGCAGCTGGCCACGTTCGGCGCGGGCGTGTACGGCCCCGACCTGGAAGCGCAGCTGCGCGCGCACGGCTACACCCTGGGCCACTACCCGCAGTCGTTCGAATATTCGACCCTGGGGGGCTGGATCGCCACGCGCTCGTCGGGCCAGCAATCCTTGCGCTATGGCCGCATCGAGCAGCTGTTCGCGGGCGGCGAAGTGGAAACGCCGGCAGGTACCCTGAGCATCCCCACGTTTCCCGCTTCGGCGGCCGGCATCGACCTGCGCGAAATGGTGCTCGGCTCCGAGGGCCGGCTGGGCATCGTGACGCAGGCGACGGTGCGCGTCTCGCCGCTGCCCCCTTATGAAGCATTCCACGCCGTGTTTTTCGCCGACTGGGGCCAGGCGCAGGAGGCCGTGCGGGCGCTGGCCCAGTCGCGCCTTCCGCTGTGCATGCTGCGCCTGTCGAATGCGCTGGAAACGCAAACCATGCTGACCCTGGCCGGGCATAAAAAACTGGTGGGGCTGCTGGAACGCTATTTGTCCCTGCGCGGCTGCGGCGAGGGAAAATGCATGCTGATGGTGGGCGTCAGCGGAGAAGAAAAACCGGCGCGCGCGGCCCTGCGCGGCGCCCTGGCGCTGGCGCGGCGGCACAAGGGCGTGCACGTGGGACGCCACATGGGCGACAAGTGGAAGCAGGGGCGCTTTCGCAACGTCTACTTGCGCAACGGCGCCTGGGAGCATGGCTATGTCATCGATACGGTGGAAACGGCCGTCGACTGGCCGCGCGTCACGGCGATGATGGCGGCGCTGGAGCAGGCGGGCGCCAATGCGCTGGCGGCGCATGGCGAGCAGGTGCACGCCTACACGCATTTGTCGCACGTGTATGCGCAGGGGGCCAGCGTCTACACCACGTATGTGTACCGGCTGGCGCCGACCTTTGAAGACAACATGGCGCGCTGGCGTACCTTGAAAGACGCGGCCAGCGCGGCCATCGTCGCCAACGGCGGCACCATCAGCCACCAGCATGGCGTGGGCACGGACCACGCGTCCTGGCTGGCGGCGGAAAAGGGAGAACTGGGCATCGCCGCCATGCGCGCGCTGCTGCGCCAGTTCGACCCGCAAGGCATGATGAACCCCGGCAAACTGCTGCCTGACGCCGGAGGCCCATCGTGAACAGGGGGGAGCTGCCTGGGATCCTGGCGCGCGAGTGGGATATCTTGATCGTCGGCGGTGGCATCACGGGCGCCGGCATCCTGCTGGAAGCGGCGCGGCGCGGCTTGAAGGCGTTGCTGGTGGAGCAGCGCGATTTCGCCTGGGGCACGTCGAGCCGCTCCTCGAAGCTGGTGCACGGCGGCTTGCGCTACCTGAAGCAGGGCCAGTTTGCGATGACACGCGAGTCGGTGCATGAGCGGCAAGCGTTGCTGACGGATGCGGCGGGGCTGGTCGAGCCGCAGGGTTTTGCCTTTGGCGACTACGCGGGCAGGAAGCCGGGGCGGCGCCAGTTCATGCTGGGCCTGGCCATCTATGACGTGATGGCGGGGCGGCGCGCGCGCCGCTATGTCGATGCGTCCGACTTTGCGATGCTGGCGCCGCACATCCGGCGCGACGGCCTGCAGGGCGGCATGCTGTACCAGGACGCCAAGACGGACGATGCGCGCCTGGTGCTGCGCGTGCTGCAGGAGGCGCGCCGCCATGGCGGCGTGGCCGTCAATTACCTGGGCGTGGCATCGCTGCTGCATGACGACGGCAAGGTCGCCGGCGCCACGTTGAACGATGCGCTCGATGGCACGGTATCCACCGTGCGCGCGCGTTTGGTGATCAGCGCCACGGGCGCCTGGGCCGACGCCTTGCGCGGCCAGGTGGGAGAAAAGCCGAAACTGCGGCCCCTGCGTGGCAGCCATCTGCTGCTGCCCGCGTGGCGTTTGCCGCTGGCGCAAGCCGTCAGTCTGATGCATCCGCACGATGGCCGTCCCGTGTTTGCGTATCCGTGGGAGGGCGTGACCCTGGTGGGCACCACCGATGTCGACCATGGCGCCGGCCTGGACCTGGAGCCGGCCATCACGCGCGGCGAACTCGCATATCTGCTGGCCGCATTGCAGTGGCAGTTCCCGCAGCTGGCGCTGGGCGAAGGCGACGTGCTGGCCACGTTTGCCGGCGTGCGTCCCGTGATCGGCAGCGGCCAGCTTGACCCGTCGAAGGAAGCGCGCGAACATGCGCTATGGCTGGAAAACGGCTTGCTGACGGTAGCGGGCGGCAAGCTGACGACGTTCCGCATGATCGCCCTCGACGCCTTGCGCCGCGCGGCCCCGCTGCTGCCGGGCTGGCAGGCGGATTTGCGCCCCTTGCCGATTTTTGACGCCACGCCATCCTTGTCGGGCAAGGCCCTGGCGCTCGATGGCGAACAGCGCGAACGCCTGCTGGGTCGTCATGGCGCGGCCGCGCAAGCCCTGTGCGATGCGGCGCAGGATGGCGAACTGGCGCCGATTCCCGGCACGCAGACCCTGTGGGCGCAGCTGCGCTGGGGCGCGCGCATGGAAGACGTGCAGCACCTGGACGACCTGCTGCTGCGGCGCACGCGCCTCGGTTTGCAGCTGGCTGGCGGCGCGCTTGCTATCATGCCGCGCCTGCGTGCCATCTGCCAGCATGAACTGGGCTGGGATGACGCGCGCTGGGAGGAAGAGCGGCAGCGTTACCTTGCCCTGTGGCGCCGCCATTACAGCGTGCCGCAAGGCGCATGAAGCAACGATAAAAACTATAAAAGAGGAGAACATCATCGAGACCACCCTGTTTGGCCAGCCCCTGGCACTGGGCGACGCCCGCATCACCTACGACAGCCTGTCTCCGCTGGACTTGCGCCTGCCCGTGGATGCCCTCGCCGACGACCTGGGCGAAGACCTGCTGCAAATCACGTGCGCGAATGGCGACATCGTCGATGTGGGCTGGTATCCGGCCTGGCATGCGCAGGGGCGCCTGCGCGTGGTGGCCGTGCGGGGACAGGACTGGGAAGTGCCCGTGTTCAGCGCGCAGCCTGACAAGGATCCGCAGGCGCTGCTGCAAGCGTTGCGCGCCGCGCTGGCCAGCGTGGCATAAGCCATGGCTTCCCTGGCGGACGATGGTCCGTATATCCTCTCCATCGACAATGGCACGCAAAGCGTGCGCGCGCTGCTGTTCGACCGGGACGGCAGGCTGGCGGCCAAGGCGCAAGTGTTTCTGGAAGCGTACTATTCCGACCACCCCGGCTGGGCCGAGCATGACGCCGACGGCTACTGGCAAGCCGTGTGCGAAGCATGCCAGCAACTGTGGCGCGGCACGGACATCAATCGATCCTTGGTGGCCGGCGTGGCCTTGACCACGCAGCGCGGCACGGTCGTCAATGTGGATGAGGAGGGGCAGCCCTTGCGGCCCGCCATCACCTGGCTGGACCAGCGCAGCACGCGCGACATCCCACAACTGGCGCCATGGTGGCGCGCCGCCTTCCGCGCCACGCGCCTCGATGGCACGATCGCTTACTTCCGCCGCGAGGCCGAGATCAACTGGATCAGCGCGCACCAGCCCGACATCTGGCGCCGCACGCACAAATTCCTGCTGTTGTCGGGCTTCTTGAACCATCGCCTCTGCGGGCGCTACGTTGATTCGACCGGCTCGCAAGTGGCGTACATCCCGTTCGACTACAAGCGCCATGCGTGGGCCGGGCGCTTCGACTGGAAATGGCAGGCGCTGGCGATCAAGCGCTCCATGCTGCCCGAGCTGGTGACGCCGGGCACGCGCATGGGCGGCATCACGGCATCCGCCGCCGTGGCGACGGGCATCCCGGAAGGCACGCCCCTGCTGGCGGCGGCCGCCGACAAGGCGTGCGAGGTGCTGGGCGCCGGCTGCGTCGAGCCCCACGTGGCGTGCCTGAGCTACGGCACCACGGCCACCATCAACACCACCAACCGCAAGTACGTGGAAGTGACGCGCTTCATTCCGCCGTACCCGGCCGCCATGCCGGGCGCCTACAGCACGGAAGTGCAGATCTTCCGCGGCTACTGGATGGTCAACTGGTTCAAGGAGCAGTTCGGCGACCGCGAGCGGGCGGCCGCCGCCGAAGACGGCACGGGCCTGTCCGCCGAAGCGCTGTTCGACCGCCTGGTCGACGCCGTGCCGCCCGGGTCCATGGGCCTGATGCTGCAGCCGTACTGGAGTCCCGGCATCAAGGTGCCGGGCCCGGAAGCGAAGGGCGCCATGATCGGCTTTGGCGACGTGCACACGCGCGCGCACATCTACCGCGCCATCCTCGAAGGCCTCGCGTATGCGCTGCGCGAAGGCAAGGAGCGCATCGAGCAGCGCAGCGGCATCGCCATCACGGAGCTGCGCATCGCGGGCGGCGGTTCGCAAAGCGACTCTGCCATGCAGCTGACGGCCGACATCTTCGGCTTGCCGGCCGCGCGCGCCCACGTGTATGAAAGTTCGGGCCTGGGCGCGGCCATCGCCGCCGCCGTGGGCCTGGGCTGGCATGCGGACTTTCCCGCTGCCGTGCAGGCGATGACGCGCAAGGGCAAGGTATTCCAGCCGCATCCCGAGCACCGCAAGATCTACGAACAGCTGTACCGGCGCGTGTACCGCAAGATGTATGCGCGGCTGCAGCCCCTGT
This genomic interval carries:
- a CDS encoding PAS domain-containing methyl-accepting chemotaxis protein is translated as MRLNLPVSDTEINLSDTETIVSTTDLQGNITYANPYFIAVSGYSAEELIGAPQNILRHPDMPVEAFADFWATIRSGRSWSGMVKNRCKNGDYYWVLANVTPVVEDGVAVGYMSVRTKPTRQQVAQASALYARIKAGQADGIVISQGAAVRTGWLARLASLRDLPLGKRIGWNLGLLSLVLLLQLAWNAGALPAGAGGWLTGLSVVALCATLYFWHSLHRAVLQPLQRARQACDVMAGGDLTGELDTTRRDEMGQLLRSLRQLRVNLHSIVGDVRGNFLRISMASQEIAAGNMDLSGRTEAQASALQQTASSMEQLAATVQQNSGNAVQASDMAGKVHGLAGRGGEIVGQMVNMMADIDASSKKIGDITGIIEGIAFQTNILALNAAVEAARAGDQGRGFAVVAGEVRSLAHRSAAAATEIKQLITASLAQVQAGAKLAQQAGASSAEMLGAVQGVHGIMEEIASASREQSHGIGQVNMAVTQMDEVTQQNAALVEESAAASASLQDQTLQLEQAMALFKLERRRGGPATPVRAPERRAATALQQPL
- a CDS encoding DUF2071 domain-containing protein; the encoded protein is MQDNTYRHPRAGWPGRLFAALANSTRFANLRQAVMSRLPFLTLHSDVRDVVYVSWLVDAAAAQQLLPAGATLWQRDGKTPFSVLTYRHGHFGPALPGPLRKLLPSPLQSNWRLYLDHTPPGAPAVPCVYFLKNIMDSLPHALGTRLFSDILPTHLADGMTLEVTPTQARCSIAGGAGSAPSLDVQADIVSEHTLDADWQALFGNWRDAVAFLACQDAAIAHVPRNGKLVFGEIDLPVDVDQVQALTALRADCGLLGQLPPVSKPFAFLVPKVPFKALSERLL
- a CDS encoding 3-hydroxybutyrate dehydrogenase, with protein sequence MQLKDKVALITGAASGIGKEMAIEYAKQGAKVVIADLALEAASKTAEEIKQSGGQAFAVAMDVSSEEQVDKGVADAAAHFGGIDILISNAGIQIISPVVDYPFEQWKKMLAIHMDGAFLTTRACMREMIKAGRGGAIIYMGSVHSHEGSPFKSAYVAAKHGLLGLAKVVAKEGAKDGIRANVICPGFVRTPLVDKQIPEQAAQLNISEEDVIKKVMLKDTIDGEFTTTQDVAQTAVFLAAFPSNALSGQSIVVSHGWHMQ
- a CDS encoding AraC family transcriptional regulator — translated: MTSTDGRVAGAYLQPLLEAAGAHGIAPASLAQAAGVAPHSLEASAPSLAARDYVRLLDAGAQLAGDAHFGLHVGQRVRMGTYSAYGLILLSCSNVGQALEQTARYERLAHDLGRSTLQRDGAVAHYRWTSNYPGASRHLVDSVFAGIRVCGDWLAGMPLPPAQLAFSHDGGGDLLRHAAHRDEYLRVLGSLPAFNASANTATFDAQLLDWPVPNADVSLYPVLCQHAEQLLALREAETDTGGAIDAQVHAAIVAGLRQGSARLATVAAALAVTPRTLQRKLADAGTSFQALLDQARYGLARDYLREPDLSLVDIAFLLGYQEQSAFNHAFRTWAGTNPGAWRLQEMLDKRIDKQQVP
- a CDS encoding FAD-binding oxidoreductase, which translates into the protein MQRWNGWGDESITYALSEDALAFLRARLGPGSAVVDATFDDACAQVPASRLAPHPLIDTKPATRVRHALGQSLPDWFKLRHGRIGAVPDGVAFPDSALQVRQLLAYARQACVAVIPHGGGTSVAGHLTVAAGPRPVLALSLGRLCALGHLDREAQLATFGAGVYGPDLEAQLRAHGYTLGHYPQSFEYSTLGGWIATRSSGQQSLRYGRIEQLFAGGEVETPAGTLSIPTFPASAAGIDLREMVLGSEGRLGIVTQATVRVSPLPPYEAFHAVFFADWGQAQEAVRALAQSRLPLCMLRLSNALETQTMLTLAGHKKLVGLLERYLSLRGCGEGKCMLMVGVSGEEKPARAALRGALALARRHKGVHVGRHMGDKWKQGRFRNVYLRNGAWEHGYVIDTVETAVDWPRVTAMMAALEQAGANALAAHGEQVHAYTHLSHVYAQGASVYTTYVYRLAPTFEDNMARWRTLKDAASAAIVANGGTISHQHGVGTDHASWLAAEKGELGIAAMRALLRQFDPQGMMNPGKLLPDAGGPS
- a CDS encoding glycerol-3-phosphate dehydrogenase/oxidase gives rise to the protein MNRGELPGILAREWDILIVGGGITGAGILLEAARRGLKALLVEQRDFAWGTSSRSSKLVHGGLRYLKQGQFAMTRESVHERQALLTDAAGLVEPQGFAFGDYAGRKPGRRQFMLGLAIYDVMAGRRARRYVDASDFAMLAPHIRRDGLQGGMLYQDAKTDDARLVLRVLQEARRHGGVAVNYLGVASLLHDDGKVAGATLNDALDGTVSTVRARLVISATGAWADALRGQVGEKPKLRPLRGSHLLLPAWRLPLAQAVSLMHPHDGRPVFAYPWEGVTLVGTTDVDHGAGLDLEPAITRGELAYLLAALQWQFPQLALGEGDVLATFAGVRPVIGSGQLDPSKEAREHALWLENGLLTVAGGKLTTFRMIALDALRRAAPLLPGWQADLRPLPIFDATPSLSGKALALDGEQRERLLGRHGAAAQALCDAAQDGELAPIPGTQTLWAQLRWGARMEDVQHLDDLLLRRTRLGLQLAGGALAIMPRLRAICQHELGWDDARWEEERQRYLALWRRHYSVPQGA
- a CDS encoding FGGY-family carbohydrate kinase, which gives rise to MASLADDGPYILSIDNGTQSVRALLFDRDGRLAAKAQVFLEAYYSDHPGWAEHDADGYWQAVCEACQQLWRGTDINRSLVAGVALTTQRGTVVNVDEEGQPLRPAITWLDQRSTRDIPQLAPWWRAAFRATRLDGTIAYFRREAEINWISAHQPDIWRRTHKFLLLSGFLNHRLCGRYVDSTGSQVAYIPFDYKRHAWAGRFDWKWQALAIKRSMLPELVTPGTRMGGITASAAVATGIPEGTPLLAAAADKACEVLGAGCVEPHVACLSYGTTATINTTNRKYVEVTRFIPPYPAAMPGAYSTEVQIFRGYWMVNWFKEQFGDRERAAAAEDGTGLSAEALFDRLVDAVPPGSMGLMLQPYWSPGIKVPGPEAKGAMIGFGDVHTRAHIYRAILEGLAYALREGKERIEQRSGIAITELRIAGGGSQSDSAMQLTADIFGLPAARAHVYESSGLGAAIAAAVGLGWHADFPAAVQAMTRKGKVFQPHPEHRKIYEQLYRRVYRKMYARLQPLYREIADITGYPE